The DNA segment GAGAAGAGTCCCCTCATTCAGCTGGTCCTGAGGCTCCAAACACAGACTAACACGACTAACAATAATCAGCCTCAGGACACTGACACCCTCATCCACAGAATCCGGCCCAACCAAATGATTAATGCACAAAAAGAAAACTACCTAACTTATTGGaatgaaacaacacaaaaacaaagcaaactaCAATGTTATTTGGCCCTAAACAGAGATTACATGACAGCATAATACCTGAGCACAGTTAGAGACCACAAACTGAGGAAAAACATGACGAGGAACAGACTGAGCGACCACAGCCTGGCTATAGAgaagggcagatacagacagagctggatGCCCAAAGAGAGCAGGTTATGCCTGTACTGTAGCCAAGGAGAAATAGAAACAGAGCTGCACTTCTTAACCACCTGCCCTAATTACAATGAAATTCGAAAACACTTCTTTCCCAAATTTGAAATTATTCGTCCCAACTTCAAAAAGTTGAAGAATGATGCACAAGCTCAATATTTACATGGTGAACAAAGAGACTGCGTTTCACGAGCAGCAAAGTACATCAATGCCTGCCACAAAAAGAGATAAGAGTCGACCAAACAGTGATGCGCCCATTtattcacacacagacacgcacacaggcacacacacacatacacacatatgcaaacacacaccACTGAAAGTATATAACCTTTTTTTTCACACTTGTTCAGTACAGAATTTGTTCTACTTATTTTCATGCTCAtataaatgctttggcaatacaatgcacaataaagctcatttaaatttgaatttgagtgtgtgtgagagagagagagagagagagagagagagagggagagagatagagtgagagtgagtgagtgagtgactgagagagagagagtgagtggcGATATAAGGAAGAATGCGTCCTGGTCTCGTGcgtttgtttaaaaacagctgcAGTCATGGGTCGACCGTGTGCTGCTCCTAACTGCTTTAACACCATGAAGAGAAGAAGTGTATGGAGTTTTCATCGTCTCCCATTTAATTCTCCAAAGATACTCAAACTATGGTTGGTCGCTCTAAGTATAGACGTGAACACACCGATCTGGAGACTTCGGAAGTTTGATCTCCGAGTGTGTGGCGCTCACTTCTCCGAAGAGGACTACCTGACAGAATCTGCGAGGAAGACAGAACTGAAACGTAGATGCCTGAAGAAATCGGCGGTCCCGAATATCATACACCACCCTGAACAGTACAGAGTAGCTGAGGTAAAATATCATTTGCTTCTCGTATTCCCGGGTACCAAGCGaaattctactttttttttttttaagctggtcGTTAATTACAAATGGGAAAATTAAATGTTACTATTTACACTCAGACATGATTGGTTAATAATTATATCTCAACAGTGACATGTTTAAATGTGTAATATttgcatatcaatattttaaCCGTTTATTCGCAGTGACTGAACGGCCGGGTGTCTCAGCTTCCGTTAAGTGCACATTTAAAGAACGTTTCTCGTTCATTTATcacattttttaacttttttttttttttttttgtaactcgCCGCCATGATGCTCGtttgttgtgagtggttgccatggcgatgaatagcggttgctagggtgttctagggatttatttttaattacactaACAATCCAGACTTTTAACACAACagtacaaatacaaacaaaaacaaacaaataaaagggcatcacaaacataaaaaataatttaacaatgACTGTTTTTATAGACTCAAAATTAATGACAAGGGCAGTttggaaatgaaaaaaaattgtttgaatATAATGTTTTcctaacaacaataacaaatcaatcaaatatgtgtttctttttaaaattacattcatttgagTGAAGTAAAACTGTTGAGAAATTGAGGGCTAAATTAAGTATAATTTTCACACTCAGAAATTGCGACATCTCATGCCAAAATGAAGTACAAGGACATCAAAAATGAATGGACAATATTATCCTTTTCATCATTAACTCTAATTACACTAAATCCAGAAAGCTCTCTGGTGTTTCTTTCACAGGATATATTATGTGAGCAATTTTAAAGGATACCTTCAGATTTATTTGTTACACATTAACAATTAAAAACTCCCCACATATTTTCCCCACGCACGAGGGACACATAAGCCTATATACCCACACATATTTTGATGGAGTAGAAATAGTAACAAAAAGAGATCCAATCATCTGATTACTACACTTGTCATTAAACACATCAATATTATCCAAAAACAAATGTTTAGAAATCATACTACCTAACATTACACTAACATTGCTTTGACCTCTGAACAGAGATAGTGTTTTGATAGAATAAAGTTCACGATCCATTCTctcatttaaatgaatattctgggttcagttcagctcaatcgacagaaattaattttgacttgttcctccttttctttaaaaaatgtgggttccagtgaggcactgttaaaatactcactttttcaaaggtatagccacaaaacataaacaatatgcatgtaaacatgattttagtgtgataaaatcacttactaaccttttctgtgtaaagttatatccaatttgacaactttgttaCCAGGTTGATTTAATGTCTACAAACCCTAaaattgtaaaaatgacaatttaaacaactttacagctcaaataatacttgagttttaagagaagaattaatgtaagtgcttttataaaattataagcttcacatttctgtttaagccttccaaaaattggccccattcacttccattgtaagtgactcactgtaacctcgagttttgcttttgtttttaaagaaaaggaggaacgagtctaaattaatgtttgtggtaatcaacattatgccacaaatgctgttgattgagcttaacatgtattgaacccagaatattcctttaaaagtgtaTTTATTGTAATCACGTGTCCTGGTTTTTTAACACACTCATGCGGTATATGCAGAACATTGACattagtttaaaggtgcactcagtcatttttgtgtgcagcatcattcaaactcaatagttttcagttaccagttctgttgtagaaattcactatccacagtcagccatgattgatgattgattaaatgagtgaaagtgtccaataacagggcggttactgagattaagtgagtagaatttggctggtcatgtgattctaacatggcagcccccatgtgcggaccctctccatgtagaataaaacagcttttataaggttactgaaatgactgTGAGTGCTCATCTCATGTGtgctcataattttatacatatggttcaaaattactattaatgtcTATAGGAGAGTGCACCTTAGtgcaaaaaaactgaatatttcagtTTCAAGAAAAATTGCCCATTCTATACAtagttaaatataaaaaataaacctaaatCTAAAGCTTGAATCTAAATTTTGAGTtcaattaatattctattaaacTCATATTTTAGCTAATTTATCTAATGTTTTCAGCAGCCATTAAGACTGTAGTACTCCTCCAttcagtttaacacattttaccaggTTTAAATCCATTGCGCAGAATTCAACAGATGTTTCAGCAAAATTAGTGCAGAAAATAGTAAGCAGATTCCGTCTGGGCCTGTCAATGACCACTGAATGTCCAAAACAATTGAGATGAGTCCATAGGACCCAGTTAGAGAAATGTAAAAATCAAATGTCAATAAAAAGGTTTTATTATGAAATGTGGGAAAATGGATGGAAGAGACAATCTGATAATCAGACATAAatcaattaattataaaaatttaaTTGACCAATAGATAGCATAGAAATTATAAATATAAGTTGTCAACAAAgtgattaataattttattttaatttacatatTGCTTTTTTCTATTCTATAACAGATACAGGGAGTGGCAGTGACACAAAATCTGCTGTCATGCACATGTAACATAAACTGTCAGTGGTCAAGGCTGTTTATGGTGTGTAGTTCTCAGTATTTGGCAGAAATGTTATTGTTCCACAGTTAAGCCAGTATTCTCTTTCAGCTTTGCACACCTGAGAAATGACATCAAGAATGAAGAATTTAATAATCTACTTCCTCTTTGAATCAAAACTCATTGGACCAGGTGTGCAAGCAGTTACATCAGAAAGCATGTATTATTAACAGGAATCTGTCCACTTACAGATCTTTCATCCCAGCTATGGCCATCAGAATGAGACTGGAGGTTTAGGTCCTTGGAGCCCAGTTTCACTTACACCCAAACGACTGCAAGAAGATGGTGATCTTTTTGATGGAAATGGCAAGTACTCTTGTCAGGTTGTTCTGTTTGGCAAACATTACTGATGCAAGCTCTTGGCTGCTGTTGAGCAACATACTGTTCCTTGTTCCTATGACTGGAGACTCTGTTATAAAACGGAAGATGCCAATTTGCAGATgggttcagaatttttttttgtaatgcattATCATTGAAATTCAAGGGTAGTCTTAACAATAATAATCAACTTTTGATAGCAGTTATAAGAATGTATGTGTCCACCTCCAGATCCATCCTCCTTTGATCTGCACATCATACAAGTGAAACAGGAAGATTCAGATGAGTCAGGTTTTTGGTGCAGTGGCAACATGCAGCATGATTCAGAGAAGATGTCTGGGGGTTTAGATGCTTCTCAGCCAGTTCCACTTACTCTCAACGAACTGAAAAGTGGAAATTTTTACCTTGGAAATGGCAAGTAATCTGTTTTATTGTTACATGATTTTATTGGTAGCATGCTCATACAAGGCTTATTAGTAACTAATTaaagcttcttctttttttttgtactaGACGGCATTTTGTGAAATACTCACTAAGCACAATaattaaaagaacatttttaattgttaaagcattatataattatttatagacCCTGCATGTCATGTATTTGTTTTGTGGTGTTTGTCAAATTTTGGTTAGATAAACTTGGGTCCTGTTTCCATTCTTGACCAGTAGGACAAGAGTTACAAAAATCCCTTTTCCCTTGTTTCACAGTGGAAACCTCAGAGGTTTTTGCACAAACTCACAGCAGTAAAACTTACAATCCACCAGCAATCAGCAGTCTGCACTTGAAGACTGAGGAGTCCATTGAGGAACTGACCATTAACAGGGAAGATGACATTAACCTCTGTTCCACCAATATCACATACCTTACCAATGCTGCCAATGTGCTGACATTCACCACTCCAAACCAAGTATCCTCTACCACTTGTCGAGCTGCCAGCTCTGCTTCTGGACTGGCCATGAAGAGTCCATGTGAAAATTGTCTAGTTCTTGCCAAAGTCAGAGAGGAACTCAAAGTGGAGATTACAGTTCTTCAAAAACGTATTTGTGCTCTTCTTTGTACAAAGAACTCCCAACAACTAACACTTTGTTCTTCCCATAGTGACCATGACTATGGTAAGCTCCACCATACCTTTGGAACATAAAGCATTTTCATTCTAATCACATGATTACTATTAGGAACTGCATTTTTAATCTTAGGAAATGAGAGTGACTCATATGCTGATACACATTGTTCCACAGGGGTAAGTTCAGAGTTGAGAACCTGTCAATTTTCAATGGATTCACAAATGCCCAGTGCACAAGAGCAAAATGTAAGTAAAGAAATGCATGGTCTGTCAGCAGTCAGCAGTCTAGACTTGAAGACTGAACAGTTTATTGAGGAATTGAACAGTGACTGCTGTGGTAAGCTCCACtgtgaaacattttaattataaacacATGATTACTGTTAGGGACAGTTAATGTATGTTTTGCGCTCTTTTTGTACAGATAAACTTCTCAAAGGTTTCTGCAGGAATTGCTTGGGTAAGAGTCCAAGTAAAGCAAGAAAGAATACAACACAGAAAATCAATCATGTGAGAAACTTCATTCTCCACATGGCTAAAGGATATCCCCCAATGAAAACACTACTCTTTTTAGACAACATGGACCAGATTAATAAGTGAGTACAGAGAAATAATTTACAGTTTGATTAACAGAATAGGGTTTCTGATTAgatatatgaatgtgattaatACCCTTATATGAAAATCCAAATTCAATTCCCACAAATGAAATTCAGTGTATTTTGCTGCTAGGATGCCATGAAAATGACTTTAACCTTGCttgaaaaatgaatacaaaatcaGAGTCTTGAAATtgcagcaccaaatggaattgcaaaagtgACCAGTCTCACATCAGGTTGAGCTAATTGTAATGTCGGGCTATTAAACAAACAGTCTGCACTtccgtttggtgctgctagtgatGCAAGAAAATACATGCTGCCAGGGTCCGGAATCAACATCTGCCATGCGCCAAATGCGGGTAAATTTCAATTTCGCAGTGACACTTTCACGGGTGCGTTTCTTTTCCTGTCAATGTCTGTGTCAACTTATGAAAGTAATGTAACACGTTCCAATTTTATCCTCAAGGGGGCTTATCAGTCTACACCATTCGAGCTGATGGGCTTAACATGTCACAAGTGAACAagccaattggctaacagatagCAAGTCAAGCTTGCACCACATCAGCTTGCACCacatagagtttcatggctgaactttgaTCATTTAGCTAAGCCGCTTTCAGGCTGAATGGTTCTGAGCACAGTGAGAAAtagtgtttgttttgtgtatcttcatgattttatgatgttGGTTTAACTAGTAGGCCATAGTACATTATTTTTCTAAATGCCTTTTTCATCAAGGAGGTAGATTACActagctagctcattaaaactcatatacCATTTAATTACTTGTTGTATAgtatttttcaataaatgtcctttatagctagtctgggaacttttacctttctgtgtgtttgtgtccagtGGCATACACAACCCCTCAGCAAATGATGCTAAACCTCTTGCcgttttctctttgctttcctttttgagACATGGGGCATGTTTTTCTTGtgctttagcagagtaaaaacTAGAAATCCAACAGAATaggctaaaaagttaatttcggaccctgcaTGCTGCATCTTTAACCTTAGGCTTTTAGCATCAAGTCTAATTTAATGTTAACATTATGAGCCCAGCAAAAGATGTCAGAGTggcaaaatgcttgaaattgtcattCAAATTGTTCATCTTATTAAACCTTTCGTTAAGGTGGGTGGAGAGCCTCCAAAAAGCTAACACGACAGTCACAAATATCAAACACTACATACTGGACGTATTGGCCTTCCTGAAGTTTTTAGACAGAACGGCTCGGCCCACATCGCACCTCACACGGCCTTCAAGGAAGCGCATTCAGAGACAACTGAGACAGAAGCTGAAAGACATTATCACACTTACAAAATCCCACAAACAGGATCATAAGGGCTCTACACTGAAGCTACATGTTAGCAGATCTCGAGTACAGGGCTGTGCCTCACTGCATGTGATGATGAAGGCTTGTAGATGACCACCTGAGGAGTTCCTATCAGTTTAGGGTTCACTGACCAATGCAGGCCATTAATGAAATAGTTGTAGGATATGTTAAGGAGTAATGTTATGGTAGCCCAAGCCAAATCTTTCCCATGCCTTCTTTCACTTGTCAGTGTGCCCACTGATCTTTATATCTTAATACAGCTTATATATTAcataataaaaccctgaaaattcCAGACATTTCACCACATTCCAGTGCACAAATGTGCTCAGGGCTGCTCGCCTTAATGAGAAGTTTAAGATGCAAGTACAAGACAATGCTATTACAGGCTGTAGTACCAGCCATGCAAGATTAAAAAGagtgttttattgtttatttttttgtagagaAGCCCACCTGGTGTAACTGATTCTACCTGAGATAAGTGTCCAAGTGAATGTTCTGTAGGCTCTtaatatggtcatatgtgatctGAGCTGCTTCCCTCATAAACATCAGTTCTACAACTGCTAACTGTTGTTGAGACATTGCTGATGAATGTAAAGCAGTCAAAACAGATTGGcatactgttgatttaaaggCTGCATCAGGATACTAAAACTTTGCTCTTTTCATTTATGGTGTAAATCGTTTGTGTTTTCCTACTTGAACTTTTTACTTATCTTTTTGCACAATTTATTATCTCAGGAGAACAAGAACAGGTGTAAGGTTACAATGTAACTCTCCCTCAGGTgatcaataaacattaaataaaaatatgactGTGTGATTATTCTGAAATATCTTTACTACCTGTGTGTCATCATAACAGACTTTGAAGTTTTAAAGTTCTCAACCTTAAggagacaaatacatttttacaaaaactgACAGAAATGCCAATGACGTCTTTTGACGTGTGTAATATCACTTTATGAATTTGAAAAATCATAGTTATATGAGAAAGACAGATTACACATTAACAGTAGATTGTTAGACTGTATGTAATGGGTGGGAGAGTACATGatgttcagttaaaaaaaatgtcaattttgtaagtcacttttacttttttattttatttaacagctttttttattttattaacaatcATATTgtaaaagtgcaattaaaatgtaattttctgtttgtttttaaatcttatcATTTGTGTTTTGGGGATTAAATCTGGTATTTTTTGACTGCTGTGAAAACAAATTTTAGTTATTAAATagtatatttaaatgttatttttatagtGCACTGTTGGTCTCAACAGTATGATGTTACCTGCATGAAACAAACAAAGGACATGACATTCATGTACACTTGAGTATTTAAGGAGTCCTTTAAACTGTGGTCTCATTGTGAGATCCATAGAGATAGAAGGCTGAAACACATGACAGGCTTTCAAATGCTGTAAGCTAAACCATTAACCACAAGGAGGTGCAATATCTCTACAAAACCCCAAGCTTTACTATTATACAACTGATCAGTATAagttacagtggggtccaaaagttggATCTCATTTTCATCTAAATCTAGAAATAAAcggattttaattattttgaaacatttatcagAGGTGTTAAAAGGAACAGTTTTGgtgtataatgtaaaataaatatttaagataagTCACAAACAAATTAAGGCGAATTTGTGACATGACCTGGTTAACTTCTTTCTAAAAAAAGGTCAGATTTCAATGCTTCCATTGAAACACACAGGATACCTTTTCGGAACATTATAAACATGGACAAAACTTGTGGAATCCATGTCCGAGTGCATAATGGGTAATGGGCATTCCCAaacactaagaaattctgaagttaatttgttaattttaatgtaaacatttttattgaattagaaaagaatgcaaaaaaaagcattttcactagggTCCCATGCATACAGAACCCCACTGTATGTGGCCCAGGAGTGGAGTTCCAGGCATATCTTACTATGGCATTTTAATTCTGTACTGTCTATGGTTTTGTACAAGAGGTTTGAAGGATTTCAGATATTACATTCAAGAAGCAAAGAACTCTTGGCCCTACAATAAGCTACAGAAGAGAGAGATAAAAGCCAAaatgcaactgaaaaaaaaaagctttcaagagacagacagagaaggaaagagagattAGCTGGGTAAAAGAGCGCAAGATCTGCAAACATGGCATTTTAACAGTTTTGCTGGTCAGAACCAGAGTGTGAACTGTAGTGCTGTTGTCCGTTTATGTAACCTCCGGCCTCCAAAGCACGCAAACCAGGGTCTTGCCTGATCTTGGTGGCTAACATAGACATGTGAAGACAGGGAATGAGGCACGAGATGGGTGCTTTATGGCACCAGAGCCTCACGGTCTACAAAGAGACACTTGTATTGCTGGCCTCTTCTGTTTACCAGCGATGAAGGCAGGTTTTCTGTCACATCTGCAAGATTTGCAGTGAACTGACATAAACGTTGTGGTATATGTGTGTGAACACAGATTACGCTAATAAAGGCGTAGATCAGCACCCATGCGCAAGTTATTGTGTTTTCTTACTTCAGGACATTTTGGTAGTAAAGTGTACcaaatcaaatgtaaaatgttttgttttttagaattcacacgagatcagtaatagaagctgttttaactattcaatgattatttaaagtaatacagtatatatatgcagtagataacgtgtaatttgtaatgtttaccttttgcaaGAATGATGATAAGcttatcttactttgggcagatatgTGAATGGCTGCAGAcgacacatgagtgaagcagcatatcaaacaacagggTACTTAAAggaatttgagtagatttgattccttttgtaggctaaattaaacaaaacaattgcATGACATGTTCATGGAAAAGGTCTCTatgcgaacgatcgtacagatgtaggtaaatttgcaccagctcactaataactctgcatgcaGGTGTGTTCATGCTGATTGATCTGAACTGACTGAACGGGAATCAGCTGtaggcctcaaagtaggtggagcttcaggtcggAGGGCTTCAAAAAGCTTTTTAACGTTTGCTCCAGAAGTGCCTGGGCATATCATTTTTCCACATTCAGTGACTTCATTGACACAACCAAAGACCACCTTCTGTGATTTCCAACTATAGAACAATGTCCTTCCAACATTTAGCACTCTAAAATCTATTTcttcactgtttttgttttgtttacatcatCCACACCAACTGGATGAACAATACTGATTATAAAGAGGGAAAGATAgggaaagaaagagggagagaaaacaGATGTGAATTTTGAATTTAGGTCTGTGTATGTGTAGAGAAAGGGAGCCTCTTATTCTCTCTCAGCAGGAGCTTGGCCTAAACTTCGGCCTAGTCTCGTCTGCCCAGCGGGAGTCTTTCCTGAGCTGACTGTCCAAGGGAGGGGCACCTGCCCCTGCCACAAACACTGGAGCAAGGCAGGGAAGGAGGAGGGGTGGGAGGGGATGGAAAGACACTCAAGATTCCAGGAACAGGACATGTGTTGGATTTATGAAGCACACAGGTAACACAAAACGATGCACTGtggaaaaaagtaaaatatttctcACTATACGTATATCTAATGTCTGTATTCAGCAGCTCTCTGTTGCTTCcttcaaaatgagatgtttctCTCCGCCATAGTCACAGTGGTTATTGTTGGAGACCTCCGCTATACCAGCTCTTGGTGACTACCAATATAAACTGACAGCTTATGGATTTGCTGCCCTCCCTCAAGGCAATATTTTCCACTGTTTGGGTTCGCTGGATACTGACATATGTTTGAAGTTAATCACATGCTCAATCATTCAGACCCTCTTGAGAGAGAACAGCAAAGAGAGGGACCAAGTTCAGAAAGGCCCCACACTCCTCCAGTTAAGCTTTACAATTGTCATTCAACTACGAGGCTCAGAAAATTCTGCCAAAGACTTTATGCTAAATATACTATTAATTATTATTGGCAGCACTGCAGGCTACAATACTTTACAAATACGCCCGGAATACCAAAGGATAGGTAAGAATAAGAAGCATACAATAAGAGGAATAAATTACTCGAAATGAAagattgtcatcatttactcaccctcattttgtttctaCCCTGTTTTATTTTCTTGCTTTCGTAAAGAACACAAAAtgtccatgctgctcttttccatccaGTGTGTGAAGTAATATGCTAGGTAATTTACAGTCCCCCCGCCTTCTACGTAGGACATCAATTTGGCCAGCGCTGGCCCTGTTAATTTTataatttcaagctccaaaaaggacacacaaaaaaaaaaaagcaccataaaagaagtCCAGATTGACTTGTCtgctatattccaagacttcttaagacatacaatagctttgtgtgagaaacggaccaaaatgtaagctgctattcactgataatcttctgcTCTGCCATATAACTCAAATGCTTGTGTTCAATTCAGAAATGACACTTTTAGATACGTCCCAACAAGTTTGACATCATTGCCATTGGTTCTCATGTATTCTCATgagttgaacatttttaaatcatttaaataattggttcatcatttaatttttattttgtttaccatGGGACACAATAAAAGTTTTCACAATGTCTGAGTGGCGGCTCAGATAATGAGAATAGCACTTTAAAAtggtcataaaagtaatcctttatTCCTGTGCTGTATTCTGGATCTTCCAAGGCTGTGTGATGGTTTTGTGTGAGTAACTGAACCATGTTTAAGTCTTTATTTAATGATCAGCAATCCCATGCACTGTAACATTTAGAAGCTGACCCAAACTCATTCCTGCCTCAGGAAGCGTTACATTTCTTGActaatgtcaaatgccattggctctcacGTGTCTTATGATCGACTGTGACATTCCAAAGCTTAGATgtatcttttgaaaaacatctcacTGCCTTCATGAAGGGGAAAATTTTTTAGCAAttaaaaccttaaaggaatattcagggttcaatacaagttaaactcaatcaaaagCAATCAATCaggaggctggttctgttgacagcatcacgattaccagctcccatcctggacacatATCACTGTGCACGCTCAGGTAGGGCCGCGTTCAgaatttcacagcaacagtgaacgagCCACCATTAAATTCCTGTATGCTTTGCATCCATTCCTTATGCGCGGGATtcgcagatccaataatatcatgtaaactgctcgtaccatcgtccaatgacaggccatcttacatcctcttcgagtggcacgtgggagagggggtgtgtttTATAACTGAGTTGAAAGATCATTGGTTGCTCCCatgagtcaacagtccaatgacattttttaaaactcaatactcaattggagaaagaaaaggaaaagaaaaaccaaaacgaaaaagaaaagccattggcaaatgaattaagaaaagcaatcgccaaatacctttttaaaatgcaatttaaaaggtgcttttaaagtgcattaaaaagtccttttaaaagactcattaatgtactcatttattgctacatttaatgatattttaaacatgaaataaatatgacttattaatgcacaattttattgttaaatataatgacatttttaaacatgaattaaataaatgcatttaaatgtgtctttttatttgtccatttataaattgactaatt comes from the Myxocyprinus asiaticus isolate MX2 ecotype Aquarium Trade chromosome 15, UBuf_Myxa_2, whole genome shotgun sequence genome and includes:
- the LOC127452590 gene encoding uncharacterized protein LOC127452590, coding for MKRRSVWSFHRLPFNSPKILKLWLVALSIDVNTPIWRLRKFDLRVCGAHFSEEDYLTESARKTELKRRCLKKSAVPNIIHHPEQYRVAEIFHPSYGHQNETGGLGPWSPVSLTPKRLQEDGDLFDGNDPSSFDLHIIQVKQEDSDESGFWCSGNMQHDSEKMSGGLDASQPVPLTLNELKSGNFYLGNVETSEVFAQTHSSKTYNPPAISSLHLKTEESIEELTINREDDINLCSTNITYLTNAANVLTFTTPNQVSSTTCRAASSASGLAMKSPCENCLVLAKVREELKVEITVLQKRICALLCTKNSQQLTLCSSHSDHDYGVSSELRTCQFSMDSQMPSAQEQNVSKEMHGLSAVSSLDLKTEQFIEELNSDCCDKLLKGFCRNCLGKSPSKARKNTTQKINHVRNFILHMAKGYPPMKTLLFLDNMDQINKWVESLQKANTTVTNIKHYILDVLAFLKFLDRTARPTSHLTRPSRKRIQRQLRQKLKDIITLTKSHKQDHKGSTLKLHVSRSRVQGCASLHVMMKACR